In Phyllobacterium zundukense, the following are encoded in one genomic region:
- a CDS encoding glyoxalase: MTELPSTTVEIMRPFIPARNFTLSQEFYEALGFNVTVVAPRIATVVASDGKSGFLLQNFYQKDLAENLMMQIIVPDVDAWWAHIQSLSLPERFGVNAPKSPVAEAWGMRVAYVWDPSGVLWHIASKA; this comes from the coding sequence GTGACCGAGTTACCAAGCACCACAGTGGAAATCATGCGGCCCTTCATCCCCGCCCGCAATTTCACTTTGAGCCAAGAATTCTACGAGGCGCTTGGGTTCAATGTGACCGTTGTCGCACCGAGAATTGCCACCGTGGTGGCCTCGGACGGCAAATCGGGATTTCTCCTCCAAAACTTCTACCAGAAGGACTTGGCCGAAAACTTGATGATGCAGATCATCGTGCCGGACGTTGATGCGTGGTGGGCACATATCCAATCGCTATCATTACCCGAGCGCTTCGGCGTCAACGCCCCGAAATCTCCGGTCGCCGAAGCATGGGGCATGCGTGTGGCCTATGTGTGGGACCCCTCAGGAGTGCTCTGGCACATTGCCTCAAAGGCATGA
- a CDS encoding phosphotransferase translates to MTDIDCDWLSSMYGRHFADLHLVVPGVNRTYRLHDEMGVSYLRLYREFGRPRPQIAAELDLLEVFPEQPEVEISRPIRTRDGALLIDLTFEDRHRQACLFRAIEGKDIDITPDGIKHFGQALASLHVAMPTKIDGAVRRLDPSAIGKDTLEAIKAISGSSGVSEEIEHEFLTAFEKLQTRFLPQGLCHGDAWTGNARVNDGKVGFFDFDDFGQGALVLDLGTAAWHLHGENSSQRDHLIDALVSGYEKVRPLSDAERESLPLFVQFAEVRSLRFLAKHCLLGEEMWSEVFRRAMKTFRC, encoded by the coding sequence ATGACCGATATCGATTGCGACTGGCTTTCCTCAATGTATGGGCGTCACTTTGCCGATCTGCATTTGGTCGTACCCGGCGTGAACCGCACTTATCGCCTCCATGATGAGATGGGTGTATCCTATCTGCGGCTCTATCGCGAGTTCGGAAGGCCACGTCCGCAAATCGCTGCTGAACTAGACCTGCTGGAGGTGTTTCCAGAGCAGCCGGAAGTCGAAATCTCCCGACCAATTCGAACGCGAGACGGAGCACTTTTGATCGATTTGACTTTCGAAGATCGCCATCGCCAAGCATGCCTTTTCCGAGCCATTGAGGGAAAGGACATCGACATCACGCCCGATGGCATAAAACATTTTGGGCAAGCGCTAGCGTCGCTGCATGTGGCCATGCCTACGAAAATCGATGGGGCGGTTCGCCGCCTCGACCCAAGCGCAATTGGGAAAGACACCCTGGAGGCGATCAAAGCAATTTCAGGAAGTTCGGGTGTCTCGGAAGAAATCGAACACGAATTTCTTACAGCGTTTGAAAAACTTCAGACACGGTTCCTTCCTCAAGGCTTGTGTCATGGCGATGCGTGGACTGGCAATGCTCGCGTCAATGATGGCAAAGTCGGTTTCTTCGACTTCGACGATTTTGGACAGGGAGCGTTGGTTCTCGACCTCGGTACGGCCGCATGGCATCTCCACGGCGAAAACAGCTCGCAGCGTGATCACCTGATCGATGCATTAGTTTCCGGATATGAAAAAGTCAGACCTCTGTCAGATGCCGAGCGAGAAAGCCTCCCTCTTTTCGTCCAGTTTGCAGAAGTTCGTTCGTTACGGTTTCTTGCCAAGCATTGCCTTCTCGGCGAAGAAATGTGGAGTGAAGTTTTCCGACGAGCAATGAAGACGTTCCGCTGTTAG